A region from the Algoriphagus machipongonensis genome encodes:
- a CDS encoding Hsp20/alpha crystallin family protein: MKLVRFNQTEPYFPNTFSGMLDKFFNENMGTPIKHFNPAVDVSEDEKSYEIQLAVPGVKKSDFKVDLTEGKLTISGERKFEEKKEGKNYHSLETQYGSFSRSFYVPEDIHAEDIAAVYEDGVLKVTLPKKEKKVVKAAIEVK; this comes from the coding sequence ATGAAACTAGTAAGATTTAATCAAACAGAGCCCTATTTCCCAAATACATTTAGCGGAATGTTAGACAAATTCTTTAACGAAAACATGGGTACTCCCATAAAGCATTTCAATCCTGCGGTTGATGTATCTGAGGATGAAAAATCCTATGAAATTCAATTAGCAGTGCCAGGTGTCAAAAAATCAGATTTCAAAGTAGACTTAACTGAGGGTAAGTTGACGATTTCTGGAGAGCGAAAGTTTGAAGAGAAAAAAGAAGGTAAAAATTACCATAGTTTAGAGACTCAATATGGTTCTTTCAGCAGGTCGTTTTATGTGCCTGAGGATATTCACGCAGAAGATATTGCGGCGGTATATGAAGACGGAGTATTGAAAGTTACTCTACCCAAAAAAGAGAAAAAAGTGGTAAAAGCTGCTATTGAAGTAAAATAA
- a CDS encoding ubiquitin carboxyl-terminal hydrolase family protein: protein MKHAIVLAFFTLILFPDLMAQQESSEADSVAQSDIDSESNSLIDSLFIKTDTIQTETESYQTLGSVLNKVINKAQQHAISLSEIKLKLSEDFDTVRLSKDLPSIHDLAINIKGNVIEDQEFINLRYLKGLDNLINTLNEVNQGHIKEINDRVNEFNDLNIKITEIKSDSLFNLSLRDSTLVPIINSELKTLRNTLKSIDSTYLNKEITLVKFQAAASENAILLMELREFLISNQRRLAEESLTKEINYPWEPSKNEQPLTFFEITKQSTLINFLILVLFLGRNYIAFILTVLVFISVYIFLKRVVKRISNENEFASLILDRVKYFKNHTLAATFVLLIPFFFVFFHKPPLIFASLLSLLLTIGSVYLVKGQFGKQFHKYFLLFLTPYILIALSGLQWKIAYQERWFILLCSILFITMGILILKDLRFKKFTGSKFLRIATIFLLIFQTASLVLNIIGRFNLSKTFAVTGAVNYYRAVGLFLFILVTMEAVYLIIEYNKKEPMVSLRFLISRTSKSG, encoded by the coding sequence ATGAAACACGCCATTGTTCTAGCATTCTTTACGCTGATACTTTTTCCGGATTTAATGGCCCAACAGGAAAGTTCAGAAGCTGATAGTGTAGCCCAAAGTGATATCGACTCTGAAAGCAACTCTTTAATAGACAGTTTATTTATTAAAACGGACACCATCCAAACTGAAACAGAAAGTTATCAAACCTTAGGTTCTGTTTTAAATAAAGTAATCAACAAGGCACAGCAACATGCGATTTCGCTAAGTGAAATAAAACTTAAACTCTCGGAAGATTTTGATACAGTAAGGTTAAGTAAAGACCTTCCATCTATTCATGACTTAGCTATCAACATTAAAGGGAATGTTATTGAGGATCAAGAATTTATCAACTTAAGATATTTAAAAGGCTTAGACAATTTGATTAATACATTAAATGAAGTTAATCAAGGACATATAAAAGAAATCAACGATCGAGTAAATGAATTCAATGACTTGAACATTAAGATTACTGAAATAAAATCTGACAGCTTATTCAATCTTTCTCTAAGAGATTCAACTCTCGTTCCCATTATTAATTCTGAACTTAAAACTCTTAGAAACACTCTTAAAAGTATAGACAGCACTTATCTAAACAAGGAAATCACATTAGTGAAATTTCAAGCAGCTGCCAGTGAAAACGCAATTTTGTTGATGGAGCTAAGGGAATTTTTGATTTCTAACCAGCGAAGATTAGCTGAGGAGTCATTGACCAAAGAAATCAATTACCCATGGGAACCCTCAAAAAATGAACAGCCCTTAACATTTTTTGAAATCACCAAGCAGTCAACCCTGATTAATTTTCTTATCCTTGTTTTGTTCCTTGGGAGAAATTACATCGCTTTTATACTAACAGTTTTAGTCTTTATAAGCGTATACATATTTTTAAAGAGGGTAGTCAAAAGGATTTCCAATGAAAATGAATTTGCCAGCCTCATACTGGATCGGGTTAAATATTTCAAAAATCATACTTTAGCAGCCACCTTTGTGCTTCTGATACCCTTTTTCTTTGTTTTCTTTCATAAACCTCCTTTGATTTTTGCTTCCCTGCTTTCTCTCCTTCTTACTATAGGTTCAGTTTATTTAGTCAAAGGTCAGTTCGGAAAGCAATTCCATAAATATTTTCTCCTCTTTTTAACTCCTTACATTTTAATTGCTTTAAGTGGTCTCCAATGGAAAATAGCTTACCAAGAAAGATGGTTTATACTTTTATGCTCCATTTTATTTATCACCATGGGCATCTTAATTCTCAAAGACTTAAGATTCAAAAAGTTCACTGGTTCCAAGTTTTTAAGAATAGCCACCATCTTTTTATTGATTTTTCAGACTGCTAGTCTGGTTTTAAATATTATTGGCAGGTTTAACCTATCTAAAACCTTTGCCGTGACAGGAGCCGTAAATTATTACAGAGCGGTCGGATTGTTTCTGTTTATTTTGGTCACAATGGAGGCAGTTTACCTGATCATTGAATACAATAAAAAGGAACCAATGGTTTCACTTCGTTTTTTGATTTCCAGGACCTCCAAAAGCGGATGA
- a CDS encoding mechanosensitive ion channel family protein, with the protein MKGLLIAFSLSIWTYGLVWHLGLYDKFYNSIEGFLTTNRTLGNTEFQFGSILLFIIILYISTFLANNIAYFASMKDQSTTRTRKQRLGSSVLLIRLGIVFLGFFIAATAAKIPLDSIAIVLGALSVGIGFGLQTIINNLVSGIILAFERPIQIGDEIEVGQNIGTVKDVGIRASKIQAYDGSEVVIPNGDLLSQSLINWTLSDKRRRIELFVGVGYGSDMKKVKSVIEGVLDRDKILKAPSPRVLMQDFGSSSVDFRLLFWVETMDIWIDMRSEVMNAIFEAFGENDIEIPFPKRDLYIKGLPGMWKEKISGPGEGLPSDLKDIDEEPPTQE; encoded by the coding sequence ATGAAAGGCTTATTAATTGCCTTTTCTCTTTCAATATGGACTTATGGACTTGTTTGGCATTTAGGACTCTATGATAAATTTTACAACAGCATAGAGGGTTTCCTAACGACCAATCGAACACTTGGAAATACTGAGTTCCAGTTTGGGAGCATTTTATTATTCATCATCATACTTTACATCTCCACCTTCCTAGCAAATAACATTGCCTATTTCGCTTCCATGAAGGATCAAAGTACCACTCGGACCAGAAAACAGCGACTGGGGAGTTCTGTACTGTTAATCCGTCTAGGGATTGTCTTTTTAGGCTTTTTTATAGCGGCTACGGCAGCTAAAATCCCCTTAGATAGCATAGCTATAGTTTTGGGAGCCCTGTCTGTGGGTATTGGTTTTGGTTTACAAACTATCATCAATAACCTTGTTTCAGGTATCATTTTGGCCTTTGAAAGACCCATACAAATTGGGGACGAAATAGAAGTAGGACAAAACATAGGTACCGTCAAAGATGTGGGTATCCGGGCCAGTAAAATCCAGGCTTACGATGGCTCTGAAGTAGTTATCCCCAATGGAGACTTATTATCCCAAAGCCTTATCAACTGGACCTTATCTGATAAACGCCGAAGAATAGAGCTTTTTGTAGGTGTGGGATATGGCTCAGACATGAAAAAAGTGAAATCCGTTATTGAAGGCGTATTAGACAGAGATAAAATCCTTAAAGCGCCAAGCCCAAGGGTGTTGATGCAAGACTTTGGATCTTCCTCCGTAGATTTCAGACTTCTTTTTTGGGTTGAAACCATGGACATTTGGATCGATATGCGATCCGAAGTAATGAATGCAATCTTTGAAGCTTTCGGAGAAAACGACATAGAAATCCCGTTCCCAAAGAGAGACCTCTATATCAAAGGATTACCCGGTATGTGGAAAGAAAAAATCAGCGGGCCTGGAGAAGGTTTGCCATCAGATCTAAAAGATATAGACGAAGAACCACCTACTCAAGAATAA
- a CDS encoding cold-shock protein — MFTGTVKFYNDAKGFGFIVDDETQSDIFVHATGLVDKVAQNDKVTYDIKDGKKGPNAINVKIA, encoded by the coding sequence ATGTTTACCGGAACAGTAAAATTTTACAACGATGCCAAAGGATTTGGTTTTATCGTTGATGACGAAACTCAAAGCGACATCTTCGTTCATGCTACCGGCCTAGTCGACAAGGTTGCTCAAAATGACAAAGTAACTTACGACATCAAAGATGGCAAAAAAGGACCTAATGCAATTAATGTTAAAATCGCATAA
- a CDS encoding SixA phosphatase family protein: MKKIILIRHGKSAWNNPFLQDHDRPLAERGLRDAPKMAMRLKNRDVKPDLFLTSTANRAMKTAEITAEVLGLPVKIIHSEPQLYHASPEIILKIIRNQNDKYKTILVFGHNPGFNYFIELMGEDINNLPTSGQFGFTFKTEKWENISPQNASFWFFDFPKKST, translated from the coding sequence ATGAAAAAAATAATTTTGATAAGGCACGGAAAATCAGCATGGAATAATCCATTCTTGCAAGATCACGACAGACCATTGGCCGAGAGAGGGCTAAGAGATGCACCAAAGATGGCAATGCGTTTAAAAAACAGAGATGTCAAGCCGGATCTATTTTTGACCTCCACAGCCAATAGAGCCATGAAAACCGCGGAGATTACTGCCGAGGTTTTAGGGCTTCCAGTGAAAATCATTCATTCTGAACCGCAATTATATCATGCCTCTCCTGAAATAATCCTAAAAATAATCAGGAATCAAAATGATAAATACAAGACAATCTTGGTTTTTGGTCATAACCCAGGCTTCAATTATTTTATTGAATTAATGGGAGAAGACATAAACAACTTACCCACTTCCGGGCAATTTGGATTTACTTTTAAAACTGAAAAGTGGGAGAATATCTCTCCTCAAAATGCTAGCTTTTGGTTCTTTGATTTTCCTAAAAAATCAACCTAA
- a CDS encoding SDR family NAD(P)-dependent oxidoreductase — protein MKKSLLIITGHSQGLGKAVLDYYLKQDSFQILAISRTKLEIKSPTLQQLSLDLADLDILESKLDQIFPDEEFDRIILLNNAGWIGKIKSLGKVNPKALRSQVNVNLLAPMYLTNAFIKRYKEKSFEKIICNIGSGAAFRPVAGWSGYCSTKAALAMFTEVAAKESASDNFHFFSLAPGIVDTGMQGEIRESTVEDFPELDKFIDFKKDNKLSSPGLVAQKIAYLFDNPSKFQDVIQDVRKFDLP, from the coding sequence ATGAAGAAATCACTCCTTATCATCACAGGTCATAGCCAGGGTTTAGGGAAAGCGGTTTTAGATTACTATCTGAAGCAGGATTCTTTTCAAATTTTGGCGATTTCCCGAACAAAATTAGAGATCAAATCACCTACGCTCCAGCAATTGAGCCTGGATTTGGCTGATTTGGATATTTTAGAGTCTAAGTTGGATCAGATCTTTCCTGATGAAGAATTTGATAGGATCATACTGCTAAATAATGCTGGCTGGATAGGTAAAATCAAATCACTGGGAAAAGTAAACCCAAAAGCGCTACGCTCTCAAGTCAATGTGAATTTGCTTGCTCCCATGTACCTGACCAATGCTTTTATCAAACGATACAAGGAAAAGTCTTTTGAGAAAATCATTTGTAATATTGGTTCGGGGGCTGCATTTCGACCAGTGGCAGGTTGGTCTGGCTACTGTAGTACCAAAGCTGCATTGGCTATGTTTACAGAGGTTGCTGCAAAAGAGAGTGCGTCAGATAATTTTCATTTTTTCAGTTTGGCCCCGGGTATAGTAGATACTGGGATGCAAGGAGAAATTCGCGAATCTACTGTGGAGGATTTTCCCGAATTAGATAAGTTTATTGATTTTAAAAAAGATAATAAATTGAGTAGTCCGGGACTAGTTGCGCAGAAAATCGCCTACTTATTTGATAATCCCTCAAAGTTTCAAGATGTCATCCAGGATGTAAGAAAGTTTGATTTGCCTTAG
- the hslU gene encoding ATP-dependent protease ATPase subunit HslU, protein MEQIISLTPRQIVGELDKYIIGQKDAKRNVAIALRNRIRRLMVKSDIQKDIVPNNILMIGSTGVGKTEIARRLAKVANAPFTKVEASKFTEVGYVGRDVESMVRDLVEQAVALVREEKNEAVKAKAAEAVEELILDILIPPVKSAGFTRNAVPADTNSEPNTDEELNERTRERFREKLRNGELDDRKVEINVKASSPTGIGMIGNGMIDDASMAGLQDMIWGMMPKKTKKRKLSISEARKVLMEEEVSRLIDFDEVKEEAIKLAENNGIIFIDEIDKIASKSGKNGGGPDVSREGVQRDLLPIVEGSSVNTKYGVINTDHILFIAAGAFHVAKPSDLIPELQGRFPIRVELQSLTQEDFAMILREPKNALTKQYQALFEAEEVYLEFNEESIDEIARLAFLINQEVENIGARRLHTVMSHLLNDFLFDVPDTIKANSKIMVTKEMVQERLSSLVQNRDLSQYIL, encoded by the coding sequence ATGGAGCAAATCATATCACTTACTCCCAGACAGATTGTTGGTGAGTTAGATAAATATATCATAGGTCAAAAAGATGCCAAGAGAAATGTTGCCATTGCACTGAGAAATAGAATTCGAAGATTAATGGTCAAATCTGACATCCAGAAAGATATTGTACCAAATAATATCTTGATGATCGGATCTACTGGTGTGGGAAAAACTGAAATTGCCAGAAGACTGGCGAAAGTAGCGAATGCACCTTTTACAAAAGTAGAAGCATCCAAATTCACCGAAGTAGGATATGTGGGAAGAGATGTAGAGAGCATGGTGAGAGATTTGGTAGAGCAAGCCGTGGCTTTGGTCAGAGAAGAGAAAAATGAAGCCGTCAAAGCGAAAGCGGCTGAGGCTGTAGAGGAATTGATTTTGGATATTTTGATTCCACCTGTAAAAAGTGCCGGTTTCACAAGAAATGCAGTTCCTGCAGATACCAATTCTGAGCCAAATACGGATGAAGAGTTAAATGAAAGAACCCGAGAAAGGTTCCGCGAGAAGCTTCGAAATGGAGAGTTGGATGATAGGAAGGTCGAAATCAATGTCAAAGCCTCTTCTCCAACAGGAATAGGCATGATTGGCAATGGTATGATTGACGATGCGAGCATGGCTGGTCTTCAGGACATGATTTGGGGTATGATGCCGAAAAAGACCAAAAAGAGAAAGCTGAGTATCTCTGAGGCTAGAAAAGTCTTGATGGAAGAAGAAGTTTCCAGATTGATTGATTTTGATGAGGTTAAGGAAGAGGCGATTAAGCTGGCTGAAAACAATGGAATAATTTTCATTGATGAAATAGATAAGATTGCTTCCAAATCAGGTAAAAATGGAGGTGGACCTGATGTCAGCAGAGAAGGTGTACAGCGAGATTTGCTTCCGATTGTTGAAGGGTCTTCTGTAAATACCAAATATGGTGTCATCAATACAGATCATATTTTGTTTATCGCGGCAGGAGCATTTCATGTGGCTAAACCATCTGATTTGATTCCTGAGTTGCAAGGTAGATTCCCGATTAGAGTGGAGCTTCAGAGTTTAACTCAGGAGGATTTTGCGATGATCCTGAGAGAGCCAAAGAATGCTTTGACTAAGCAGTACCAAGCATTGTTTGAGGCGGAAGAAGTTTATTTGGAGTTCAATGAAGAATCAATCGATGAAATAGCAAGATTGGCCTTTTTAATCAATCAAGAGGTTGAAAATATCGGCGCCAGAAGACTTCATACGGTTATGAGTCACTTGTTAAATGACTTCTTGTTTGACGTTCCAGATACCATAAAGGCAAATTCTAAGATCATGGTAACGAAAGAAATGGTGCAGGAAAGACTATCCTCGCTGGTTCAAAACCGAGATCTTTCACAATATATTTTATAA
- the lon gene encoding endopeptidase La → MFQNLMTGEFAGEGDLIQLITDDENEEQGTESYGDELPILSVRNTVLFPGVVIPITVGRQRSIRLVKKAQKGNKLIGVCAQINPNIDDPAWDDIYQVGTLAKIIKMIVLPDGNTTIIIQGKKRFEINEQVTDDPYFIAKVNYLEENFPKSSKKIRALEESLKEAATRILHLNPEIPREAQVALDNIDNTSFLTHFLSSNINAAVESKQRLLEINDGVDRATLLLEFMMKDIQMLELKSEIQKKVHTDIDQQQRDYFLRQQMKVLQTELGEEGPEKEVEDLRARGDLKKWPEEVKKHFEKELDKILRINPSAAEYPIALNYAETMVELPWNEFTQDNFDLKNAKAILDKDHFGLEKVKERIIEYLAVLKLKNDLKGPILCLYGPPGVGKTSLGKSIAAALGRKYIRMSLGGLHDEAEIRGHRKTYVGAMPGKIIQNMKKVKISNPVYVLDEIDKLSSDFRGDPSSAFLEVLDPEQNSTFLDNYLEVEYDLSKVLFIATANSLDSIQPALRDRMEIIEVTGYTQEEKVEIAKRHLVPKQRKEHGLKSKDISFNKASLVKIIEDYTRESGVRSLERAIGKVIRNIAKSIAMEEEYSPKITPDAVRKILGSEIFDKETYEDNSVAGVVTGLAWTSVGGEILFIESSLSRGKGKLTLSGQLGDVMKESAVTALSYLKSKAETLGIDHRIFDQYDLHIHVPAGAVPKDGPSAGITMLTAMASVFTQRKIKAKVAMTGEISLIGKVMPVGGIKEKILAAKRAGIKEIILCKKNKRDIEEIDPQYVTGIDFHFVDRVDEVLEIALLKTKVARPLTFTLSPETKS, encoded by the coding sequence ATGTTCCAAAATTTAATGACCGGTGAATTTGCCGGAGAAGGTGATCTGATCCAATTGATTACCGATGATGAAAATGAGGAGCAAGGAACTGAATCTTATGGGGATGAACTTCCTATTTTATCTGTCCGAAATACTGTTTTATTTCCAGGTGTAGTCATTCCGATTACAGTTGGAAGGCAGCGTTCTATACGTTTGGTAAAGAAAGCCCAGAAAGGGAATAAGTTGATCGGTGTTTGTGCACAGATCAACCCTAATATTGATGATCCAGCCTGGGATGATATTTATCAAGTAGGTACTCTTGCCAAAATCATAAAGATGATCGTTTTACCTGATGGAAATACTACCATTATTATCCAGGGTAAAAAGAGATTCGAGATCAATGAGCAAGTGACGGATGATCCTTATTTTATTGCTAAAGTGAACTATCTGGAAGAGAACTTCCCTAAAAGCTCTAAGAAAATCAGAGCTTTAGAGGAGTCTTTAAAGGAAGCCGCTACAAGGATTTTACATCTGAACCCGGAAATTCCAAGAGAAGCTCAGGTAGCTCTTGATAATATTGACAACACTTCTTTCTTAACACATTTCTTGTCTTCTAATATCAATGCTGCGGTAGAGTCCAAGCAAAGATTATTGGAGATCAATGATGGAGTGGACCGAGCTACATTGTTGTTGGAATTTATGATGAAGGACATCCAAATGCTGGAGTTGAAGTCGGAGATTCAAAAGAAAGTACATACCGATATCGATCAGCAGCAAAGGGATTATTTTCTCCGCCAGCAGATGAAGGTGCTTCAAACCGAACTGGGTGAAGAAGGTCCAGAAAAAGAGGTGGAAGATTTACGTGCTCGAGGGGATTTGAAAAAATGGCCAGAAGAAGTGAAGAAACACTTTGAAAAAGAACTGGATAAAATCCTGAGAATAAACCCTTCAGCAGCAGAATATCCAATTGCATTGAATTATGCCGAAACCATGGTTGAATTGCCATGGAATGAGTTTACTCAGGATAATTTTGACTTAAAAAATGCCAAAGCTATTTTGGATAAAGACCATTTTGGTTTGGAAAAAGTCAAAGAAAGAATCATTGAGTATCTGGCAGTTTTGAAGCTGAAAAATGACTTAAAAGGCCCGATTTTATGCTTGTATGGCCCTCCTGGAGTAGGTAAAACTTCCTTAGGGAAATCTATTGCAGCAGCTTTGGGAAGAAAATACATAAGAATGTCTCTGGGAGGACTGCATGATGAAGCAGAAATCCGAGGTCATAGAAAAACCTATGTGGGTGCTATGCCAGGGAAGATCATTCAAAACATGAAGAAGGTGAAGATTTCAAATCCAGTTTATGTGTTGGATGAGATCGATAAGCTATCTTCTGATTTTAGAGGAGATCCTTCTTCTGCTTTCCTTGAGGTTTTGGATCCAGAGCAAAACAGTACTTTCCTGGATAATTACTTGGAAGTGGAATATGACTTAAGCAAAGTCCTGTTTATCGCCACAGCAAACTCTTTGGATAGTATTCAGCCTGCCTTACGTGATCGTATGGAGATCATTGAAGTGACAGGTTATACTCAAGAGGAGAAAGTGGAAATTGCGAAGCGTCACTTGGTGCCAAAGCAACGCAAAGAACACGGCTTGAAGTCCAAAGATATTTCCTTCAATAAAGCTTCTTTGGTAAAAATCATAGAGGATTATACTCGTGAGTCAGGTGTAAGAAGCCTTGAAAGAGCGATCGGGAAAGTGATTAGAAATATTGCAAAGTCCATTGCGATGGAGGAGGAGTACAGTCCAAAAATCACTCCTGATGCAGTGCGAAAAATACTAGGTTCTGAGATTTTCGATAAAGAGACCTACGAAGATAATTCTGTGGCTGGAGTTGTGACAGGCCTAGCTTGGACCAGTGTAGGAGGAGAAATCTTATTTATAGAATCTAGCCTCAGTAGAGGTAAAGGGAAATTAACACTCTCTGGACAACTGGGAGATGTTATGAAAGAATCCGCGGTTACAGCTCTTTCTTACCTGAAATCAAAAGCAGAAACTTTGGGTATTGATCATAGAATCTTTGATCAATATGATTTACATATTCACGTTCCTGCTGGAGCAGTTCCAAAAGATGGTCCATCCGCAGGGATTACCATGTTGACTGCGATGGCTTCTGTGTTTACACAGCGTAAAATCAAAGCCAAGGTAGCCATGACGGGTGAGATAAGCCTAATTGGTAAGGTGATGCCTGTAGGAGGTATTAAAGAGAAGATTCTGGCTGCGAAAAGAGCCGGTATCAAGGAAATTATTCTTTGTAAAAAGAATAAGCGTGACATAGAGGAAATCGACCCTCAATATGTTACGGGTATAGATTTTCATTTTGTAGATCGGGTAGACGAGGTGTTGGAAATAGCACTGTTGAAGACCAAGGTTGCAAGACCTTTGACTTTCACTTTGTCACCTGAGACTAAATCATAA
- the rseP gene encoding RIP metalloprotease RseP, producing MDTLIMVGQLVLGLSILVGLHELGHLLTAKMFGMRVEKFSIGFPPKIAGFQWGETEYSIGAIPLGGFVKISGMVDESMDTEQLAAEPQPWEFRAKPAWQRLIVMLGGIIVNVITGIIIFVVMVYNNGETYFSRDQVIENGIVAYDLGQSIGLQTGDKIVDLNGEPYVSLSELSGPGALLEGDGYYTVIRDGETIKVDIPRGFINSFSSKKSLDEFVDIRYPFQLSVIDKGGAAEKAGITTDDKIIAINGQEIQYFDQLQTALAESKNQNAEVTLLRGGDTTQTQVAVTDRGTIDIAVNALIEPVRRKYGFQEAIVKGTGKAFSVVINNAVAMGKMFTGEVSARNVSGPIGMAKIYGDIWDWGKFWTITGLISMLLAFMNLLPIPALDGGHVMFLLYEMISGRAPSDSFLENAQKVGMVILLAIMVFAIGNDVLKLFTGD from the coding sequence ATGGATACATTAATAATGGTGGGTCAGCTGGTCCTGGGATTGTCTATCCTGGTAGGATTGCATGAGTTGGGTCACTTGCTCACAGCCAAGATGTTTGGCATGAGAGTAGAAAAATTTTCTATCGGGTTCCCTCCGAAAATCGCTGGATTTCAATGGGGAGAAACAGAATATTCAATTGGAGCTATTCCGCTAGGTGGTTTTGTGAAGATTTCCGGAATGGTGGATGAGTCCATGGATACCGAGCAGCTTGCTGCTGAACCGCAACCTTGGGAGTTTAGAGCTAAGCCTGCATGGCAAAGATTGATTGTTATGCTAGGAGGGATCATAGTCAATGTGATTACCGGAATTATCATTTTTGTGGTAATGGTCTATAATAATGGGGAAACCTATTTTTCGAGAGATCAGGTAATTGAAAATGGTATTGTCGCTTATGATTTAGGGCAGTCCATTGGCTTGCAAACTGGTGATAAGATAGTGGACTTGAATGGTGAGCCTTATGTTAGCTTAAGTGAGCTTTCAGGACCCGGAGCCTTATTGGAAGGTGACGGTTATTATACCGTGATTCGTGATGGGGAAACCATAAAAGTAGATATTCCAAGAGGGTTTATTAATTCATTTAGTAGTAAAAAATCACTCGATGAATTTGTGGATATTAGGTATCCATTCCAATTATCTGTAATCGATAAGGGTGGTGCAGCTGAAAAAGCAGGTATTACAACAGACGATAAAATCATTGCCATCAATGGGCAGGAGATTCAATATTTTGACCAGTTGCAAACTGCTTTGGCTGAGTCTAAAAATCAAAATGCAGAAGTGACCTTGTTGAGAGGTGGAGATACTACTCAAACCCAAGTCGCTGTCACAGACCGAGGTACCATAGATATTGCCGTTAACGCCTTAATTGAGCCTGTTCGTAGAAAATATGGGTTTCAAGAAGCTATAGTCAAAGGGACTGGTAAAGCATTTTCAGTGGTGATAAATAATGCTGTTGCCATGGGGAAAATGTTCACTGGAGAAGTTTCTGCCAGGAATGTAAGTGGTCCTATTGGAATGGCAAAAATTTATGGGGATATCTGGGACTGGGGTAAATTCTGGACCATTACAGGTTTGATCTCTATGTTGCTGGCATTTATGAACTTGCTTCCAATTCCAGCATTAGATGGAGGGCATGTGATGTTTTTGCTTTATGAGATGATTTCTGGAAGAGCTCCTTCTGATTCATTCCTTGAGAATGCACAAAAAGTAGGAATGGTTATCCTTTTAGCAATCATGGTTTTTGCCATTGGAAATGACGTTCTGAAGTTATTTACTGGAGACTAA
- a CDS encoding 1-deoxy-D-xylulose-5-phosphate reductoisomerase, with protein sequence MTEKKRVAILGSTGSIGTQTLEVIRQHSSEFIVEVLTAQNNADLLIQQALEFNPNAVVIGNESLYTTVKEALIPHDIKVYAGQKAIAQVVEMETIDVVLTALVGYSGLIPTIQAIKAGKQIALANKETLVVAGEIITALAKENRVNIYPVDSEHSAIFQCLVGEFQNPIEKIILTASGGPFRGKDRAYLESVTKAQALKHPNWDMGAKITIDSASMMNKGLEVIEAKWLFGLQTDQIEVIVHPQSIVHSLVQFEDGSLKAQLGLPDMRIPIQFALSFPDRLKSDFERFDFMQYPQLTFEQPDLKTFKNLQLAYDALAKGGNAPCILNAANEIAVASFLKDEVGFLEMSDLIEETLSKTEFILQPNLEDYVETDRRAREITEQLIKRKV encoded by the coding sequence ATGACAGAAAAAAAGCGCGTAGCCATCTTGGGTAGTACAGGAAGTATCGGTACTCAAACCTTGGAGGTAATTCGCCAGCATTCTTCAGAATTCATCGTTGAAGTACTTACTGCTCAAAACAATGCTGATTTATTGATCCAGCAGGCATTGGAATTTAATCCAAATGCTGTGGTGATAGGCAATGAATCTCTATACACGACAGTAAAAGAGGCACTAATACCTCATGATATAAAAGTATATGCCGGTCAAAAAGCCATCGCACAAGTAGTGGAGATGGAAACCATCGATGTGGTTTTGACTGCATTGGTGGGGTATTCAGGACTGATTCCAACGATACAGGCGATCAAGGCAGGGAAACAAATTGCACTGGCCAATAAGGAGACCTTAGTTGTGGCAGGCGAGATAATTACTGCTCTGGCTAAGGAAAATCGTGTGAATATTTACCCGGTAGATTCAGAGCATTCGGCTATTTTCCAATGTTTGGTTGGAGAGTTCCAGAATCCTATTGAGAAAATTATCCTTACTGCTTCAGGTGGACCTTTTAGAGGTAAGGATAGAGCTTATTTGGAGTCAGTAACCAAAGCTCAGGCCTTGAAGCATCCCAACTGGGATATGGGAGCCAAAATCACCATTGACTCAGCTTCTATGATGAATAAAGGACTGGAAGTGATAGAAGCAAAATGGCTTTTTGGACTTCAAACAGATCAGATTGAAGTGATTGTTCACCCTCAAAGTATCGTACATTCATTGGTTCAATTTGAGGATGGGTCATTAAAAGCACAACTTGGATTGCCAGATATGCGTATTCCAATTCAGTTTGCACTGAGTTTTCCTGATAGACTGAAAAGTGATTTTGAGAGATTTGATTTCATGCAGTATCCTCAATTGACATTTGAGCAGCCGGATTTGAAAACATTTAAGAATTTACAATTGGCATACGATGCATTAGCAAAAGGAGGGAATGCTCCTTGTATCCTGAATGCAGCAAATGAAATAGCAGTAGCGTCATTTTTAAAAGATGAGGTAGGTTTTCTGGAAATGTCAGACCTGATAGAGGAGACACTTTCGAAAACTGAGTTTATCTTACAGCCTAATCTTGAGGATTATGTGGAAACGGACAGACGTGCGAGAGAAATTACAGAACAATTAATTAAGCGTAAAGTATAA